The Hyalangium gracile genome has a window encoding:
- a CDS encoding TlyA family RNA methyltransferase, with product MKSRKERLDVLVVERGLAESRAKAQALILAGQVVVDDQRVDKPGAQVSVDAELRLKGEVLPYVSRGGLKLKGAIDRFKLDVRGRVAADIGASTGGFTDCLLQEGAVRVHAIDVGYGQLHEKLRKDSRVRSRERVNARYLTEEDLPEKVGVVVIDVSFISLTQVLPSVLPFLEHGGLLVALVKPQFEVGRERIGKGGVVRDAAARQEAIDAVVAFAREQGLTVRGVMDSTLPGPAGNVEALLVAEKSETP from the coding sequence GTGAAGTCGCGCAAGGAGCGCCTGGACGTGCTCGTGGTGGAGCGCGGGCTGGCCGAGTCTCGAGCCAAGGCCCAGGCGCTCATCCTGGCGGGCCAGGTGGTGGTGGACGACCAGCGGGTGGACAAGCCCGGGGCGCAGGTGTCCGTGGACGCGGAGCTGCGCCTCAAGGGCGAGGTGCTGCCCTATGTCTCGCGGGGCGGGCTCAAGCTCAAGGGCGCCATCGATCGCTTCAAGCTGGACGTGCGCGGGCGGGTGGCGGCGGACATCGGCGCGAGCACGGGTGGCTTCACGGACTGCCTGCTGCAGGAGGGCGCGGTCCGGGTGCACGCCATCGACGTGGGCTACGGTCAGCTCCACGAGAAGCTGCGGAAGGATTCGCGCGTGCGCTCGCGCGAGCGCGTCAACGCTCGCTACCTCACCGAGGAGGATCTCCCGGAGAAGGTGGGTGTGGTCGTCATCGACGTGAGCTTCATCTCGTTGACGCAGGTGCTCCCGTCCGTGCTGCCCTTCCTGGAGCACGGCGGCCTGCTGGTGGCGCTGGTGAAGCCGCAGTTCGAGGTGGGGCGGGAGCGCATCGGCAAGGGCGGTGTGGTCCGCGATGCCGCCGCACGGCAGGAAGCCATCGACGCGGTGGTGGCCTTCGCCCGAGAGCAGGGGCTCACGGTGCGCGGCGTGATGGACTCGACGCTGCCCGGGCCCGC